The following proteins are encoded in a genomic region of Spirosoma sp. SC4-14:
- a CDS encoding SMP-30/gluconolactonase/LRE family protein — protein sequence MKRRDFITHSTLLSGLMMTNVTNALAPPTDLLSVPNLLCLWDFSSKHPLREHPLRAKGKYAYQLREPTGPIPIVKEGILSGYSLAIKEHAYLSIPRSECPGLNIRGKNAQVSVLAWVKRQPKSRGNAECEAIAGMWNETNRKRQYCLFLNIRLNQSGEQVCGHISGVGGPTPGEKWCVDVSIGKTPVLFDEWTFVAMTYDGNQIKSYRNGEYDERENQNPYPYTEGIFDGGEEGADFTVGAVHRLGAIGNDFVGQLGGLAVFDRALSADEIRQIHRRYPLPNSPRIGVLTTGVRFPEGPAFANDGSLWAVELKGESLIRYQNGTVKRFPVGGEPNGIAIDSDGKIWFCDAGQRSIRRFDPETEKTETMLDKIMGESLNKPNDLAFDSAGNLLFTCPGESRREPTGYAGVRMRDGTVKKITTEKYFPNGLALTLDGKQLILAETYKHRLWKGKWNVETGEWTEAEVWAKVQGPTGPGGPDGMAFGEEGNLYVAVYGTGKVHVINQHGDVVHLIDLPGQNPTNCAFDPSGRLGLVITEAEKGQMLTYRSPLKGII from the coding sequence ATGAAACGACGCGACTTTATAACACATTCAACCTTACTCAGTGGATTGATGATGACCAACGTTACGAACGCTTTGGCCCCACCTACCGATTTGCTGTCGGTTCCAAATTTGCTCTGTCTGTGGGATTTTTCCAGTAAGCATCCACTCCGGGAGCATCCACTCCGGGCCAAAGGAAAGTATGCCTACCAGCTTCGAGAGCCAACCGGCCCGATTCCAATCGTTAAGGAAGGTATTTTGTCCGGCTATTCCCTTGCTATTAAGGAACATGCCTATCTCAGCATTCCGCGCTCTGAGTGTCCGGGCTTAAATATACGGGGTAAGAATGCGCAGGTATCGGTGCTGGCCTGGGTAAAACGGCAACCCAAAAGCCGGGGTAATGCCGAATGCGAAGCCATTGCGGGTATGTGGAACGAAACCAACCGAAAACGACAATACTGTCTGTTTCTGAACATCCGACTGAATCAGAGTGGCGAACAGGTTTGTGGGCACATTTCGGGCGTTGGTGGGCCAACACCGGGAGAGAAATGGTGCGTCGATGTGTCGATTGGCAAAACGCCGGTATTGTTCGATGAATGGACGTTTGTTGCCATGACCTACGATGGAAACCAGATCAAATCGTACCGAAATGGTGAGTACGACGAGCGCGAAAACCAGAATCCATATCCCTACACAGAAGGGATTTTTGATGGGGGCGAAGAGGGTGCCGACTTTACCGTTGGAGCTGTTCATCGGTTAGGAGCCATTGGGAACGACTTTGTAGGGCAACTGGGTGGTTTAGCCGTGTTCGACCGGGCGTTGTCGGCCGACGAAATTCGGCAGATTCATCGACGGTACCCACTTCCAAACTCTCCCCGAATCGGGGTGTTAACCACGGGAGTTCGTTTTCCTGAAGGGCCAGCTTTTGCCAATGATGGTAGCCTTTGGGCTGTTGAGCTGAAAGGCGAAAGTCTGATTAGGTATCAGAATGGTACCGTCAAACGCTTCCCTGTTGGTGGCGAACCAAACGGTATTGCCATTGATTCAGACGGCAAAATCTGGTTTTGCGATGCTGGCCAGCGGTCCATTCGCCGGTTCGATCCTGAAACCGAAAAAACGGAGACAATGCTGGATAAAATCATGGGCGAATCGTTGAATAAACCCAATGACCTCGCTTTCGATTCGGCAGGTAATCTGTTGTTCACCTGTCCGGGCGAATCGCGCCGGGAGCCAACGGGTTATGCTGGCGTTCGGATGCGGGATGGAACTGTAAAGAAAATTACGACCGAAAAGTATTTCCCGAATGGGCTGGCATTGACACTCGACGGGAAACAGTTAATTCTTGCTGAAACCTATAAGCATCGGCTCTGGAAAGGCAAATGGAACGTGGAAACGGGCGAGTGGACCGAGGCCGAAGTGTGGGCAAAGGTGCAGGGGCCTACTGGACCGGGTGGCCCCGATGGCATGGCGTTTGGTGAAGAAGGCAACCTCTACGTGGCTGTTTACGGAACAGGTAAGGTGCATGTTATTAACCAGCATGGCGATGTTGTTCACCTGATTGACTTGCCGGGGCAAAACCCAACAAACTGCGCATTTGATCCGTCGGGGCGATTGGGGCTTGTTATCACCGAGGCCGAAAAAGGACAGATGCTAACCTACCGGTCACCATTGAAAGGCATTATCTGA
- a CDS encoding lytic transglycosylase domain-containing protein, which produces MLKRVGFSLLMAFIRPAITVAAKFTAPITNLTPSNISAVAQADATGSRLTKSGLLSPSESVFVAESVSPTATLTLNAPELPLLDVNFCGECLPLDQSDVADRWKHVFTLFRSHASDLGSLRQRAEAFFPIIEPIMEKYDIPDDFRYVPMAESALRPRAVSRAGAAGYWQLMPATARALGLRVGGRIDERFNVHKATEAACRYLRKLYDQLGSWSLVAAAYNAGPGLLKNQLKRSSHRDYYRMSLPRETRYYLYRVLLYKEVMSRPDDYSSFLTPATHTAYLPPWQSDLLRAA; this is translated from the coding sequence TTGTTGAAACGAGTTGGATTTTCCTTATTGATGGCTTTTATTCGTCCAGCCATCACGGTCGCTGCGAAGTTTACCGCCCCAATCACAAACCTCACTCCATCGAACATCAGCGCAGTAGCTCAGGCCGACGCAACCGGGTCACGCCTGACAAAATCGGGACTACTTTCTCCTTCGGAGTCGGTTTTTGTTGCCGAATCGGTTTCCCCTACGGCAACCCTCACACTCAATGCTCCGGAGTTGCCACTTCTCGATGTTAATTTTTGTGGGGAGTGCCTTCCCCTCGACCAGAGTGACGTAGCTGATCGCTGGAAACACGTGTTCACGCTGTTTAGAAGCCACGCCAGCGATTTGGGGAGCCTTCGCCAACGAGCCGAGGCCTTTTTTCCAATTATTGAACCTATTATGGAGAAGTACGACATCCCCGACGATTTCCGTTATGTTCCTATGGCCGAAAGTGCGCTTCGGCCCCGGGCCGTATCGCGGGCGGGAGCGGCTGGCTACTGGCAACTGATGCCCGCTACGGCTCGCGCTCTTGGGCTGCGTGTTGGAGGTCGAATCGACGAACGATTCAACGTACATAAAGCAACAGAGGCCGCCTGCCGTTACCTTCGGAAACTATATGATCAGCTAGGCTCATGGTCGCTGGTTGCAGCAGCCTACAATGCAGGGCCAGGATTGCTAAAAAATCAGTTGAAACGGAGCAGTCACCGGGATTACTACCGAATGAGCTTACCGCGCGAAACCCGCTATTATCTGTATCGGGTGTTGCTCTACAAAGAGGTAATGTCGCGTCCCGACGATTACTCCTCCTTTCTAACCCCAGCAACGCACACCGCTTACCTTCCTCCGTGGCAGAGTGACCTCTTACGTGCAGCCTGA
- a CDS encoding MlaD family protein has translation MSTESNKRSVVVGIFVLLGIVIFVAGVFVLGGQQKRFTKSIRLIAVFKDVAGLKAGNNVWFSGVKVGTVKRVSILSNSQVEVDMDVEQSSQQYIRQDATATISSDGLIGNKIVVLAGGTNSHPEVEDGDRLQTLAALSSDQIMETLQENNNNLLRVTKDFKELVGNLRKGKGTVGAVLTDSLVANHFKRAMENLERASENTTRITGSVSQFAAKLNNKGTLANELVTDTTVFRRLSRSAARFESAANTAEKTVTNLNRSSDNLHRASEKLNNNNSPLGVLLTDQESASNLQTTLKNLSQGTALLNEDLKAAQSNFLLRGFFKKRAKEEAKRKADSTAAQQ, from the coding sequence ATGAGTACAGAATCGAATAAACGCTCCGTTGTTGTTGGCATTTTTGTTCTGCTGGGCATCGTCATTTTTGTGGCAGGAGTGTTTGTGCTGGGAGGCCAGCAGAAGCGTTTTACCAAGAGTATTCGACTGATTGCCGTTTTTAAAGATGTTGCGGGTTTAAAGGCAGGCAACAACGTCTGGTTCTCAGGCGTTAAGGTTGGCACCGTCAAGCGCGTAAGCATCCTTAGCAATTCGCAGGTGGAGGTCGATATGGATGTCGAACAAAGTTCGCAGCAATATATTCGTCAGGATGCCACGGCCACAATCAGTTCCGACGGTCTGATTGGGAACAAGATTGTTGTGCTGGCGGGGGGCACCAATAGCCATCCGGAGGTAGAAGACGGCGATCGTTTACAAACCCTGGCAGCCCTCAGCTCCGACCAGATTATGGAAACGCTCCAGGAAAACAACAACAACCTGCTGCGGGTGACGAAGGATTTTAAAGAACTGGTTGGCAATCTTCGAAAAGGAAAAGGTACTGTAGGGGCCGTTCTGACCGACTCGCTGGTGGCTAATCATTTCAAGCGAGCCATGGAGAATCTGGAGCGTGCTTCTGAAAACACGACCCGCATAACTGGCTCGGTGTCGCAATTTGCCGCTAAACTTAACAACAAAGGCACACTGGCCAATGAACTCGTAACCGACACAACGGTGTTCCGTCGCCTGAGTCGTTCGGCAGCCCGATTTGAAAGTGCGGCCAATACGGCCGAGAAAACCGTTACCAACCTGAACCGGTCTTCAGACAATCTCCATCGGGCATCGGAGAAGCTAAATAATAACAACAGTCCCCTCGGGGTTTTATTAACAGACCAGGAATCGGCCAGTAATTTACAGACAACGCTGAAGAATCTCAGTCAGGGCACTGCGCTGCTCAACGAAGATTTAAAGGCAGCTCAGAGTAATTTCCTGTTGCGGGGGTTTTTCAAGAAACGAGCCAAAGAGGAGGCCAAGCGAAAAGCCGACAGTACAGCCGCTCAGCAGTAA
- a CDS encoding MFS transporter: protein MLTNSPPKATPMSSATAPKWQLLALLWLAFFLNQADRQIFSVVLPLIRSDLGLSDADLGLIASALVWTYGLLVPIAGFIGDRISRRNILGVCLLFWSSTTLFTGLCSTVSQFILLRGVGTGGGEAFYAPSANAMLGETYKESRSWALSVHQTAVYFGIILSGVIAGYVGQHYGWRNAFYLFGSLGIVLALVFFYRIPKDKPGNERTETASVVSETLATARIIVRKPTVVLLTLGFGCMVFVNVGYLTWMPSFLVDKFGQSLAEAGFSALFYHHLGAFLGVLSGAKIADHFAKTDPRSRLVVQSAGLLLGAPFIYGISMSPTPVLTYIALFLFGIFRGWYDSNIVASLYEVVAPKIRSSAYGLMLACAFLIGSMAPYLLGVLKPTLGLTVGLASLSGVYVLGGLLIGSGAIWFFRNDREHAL, encoded by the coding sequence ATGCTAACCAACTCACCGCCGAAGGCAACGCCGATGTCGTCGGCCACGGCGCCCAAATGGCAACTTCTTGCGCTACTCTGGCTGGCCTTTTTTCTGAATCAGGCCGATCGGCAGATTTTCAGTGTCGTGCTTCCACTGATCCGTTCCGATCTGGGACTGAGTGACGCCGATTTGGGGCTAATTGCATCGGCACTGGTCTGGACATACGGTTTGCTGGTACCTATCGCTGGTTTCATTGGCGATCGTATTTCGCGTCGGAATATTCTCGGAGTTTGTCTGCTGTTCTGGTCGAGTACAACACTTTTTACGGGGTTATGCTCAACCGTAAGTCAGTTTATTCTGCTGCGCGGTGTTGGCACGGGTGGGGGCGAAGCATTCTATGCGCCATCGGCAAACGCAATGCTGGGTGAGACATATAAGGAGAGCCGTTCATGGGCGTTGTCGGTTCATCAGACGGCGGTGTATTTTGGCATCATTCTAAGCGGTGTCATTGCTGGCTATGTGGGCCAGCATTACGGCTGGCGCAATGCTTTTTACCTGTTCGGAAGCCTGGGAATTGTGCTGGCGCTGGTCTTTTTTTATCGTATTCCAAAGGATAAACCAGGCAATGAGAGAACAGAAACTGCTTCGGTTGTTTCTGAAACACTGGCAACGGCCCGCATTATTGTTCGTAAACCAACGGTGGTCCTATTAACTCTGGGGTTCGGCTGTATGGTTTTTGTTAATGTGGGGTATTTGACCTGGATGCCCTCGTTTCTGGTCGATAAGTTTGGTCAGAGCCTGGCCGAAGCCGGTTTCTCGGCGCTATTCTACCATCATCTTGGGGCTTTTCTGGGCGTACTATCAGGCGCAAAAATCGCCGATCATTTTGCCAAAACCGATCCGCGTAGTCGGCTGGTCGTTCAGTCGGCTGGATTGTTGCTGGGGGCTCCCTTCATCTACGGCATCAGCATGAGCCCGACACCAGTGCTTACCTACATCGCTCTGTTCCTATTCGGTATTTTCCGGGGCTGGTACGACTCCAACATTGTGGCCTCGCTCTACGAAGTAGTTGCCCCGAAAATCCGTTCGTCGGCATATGGGTTGATGTTGGCCTGTGCCTTCCTGATCGGGTCAATGGCCCCCTATCTGCTTGGCGTCCTGAAACCTACCCTGGGTTTAACGGTCGGGCTGGCCAGTTTGTCGGGGGTATATGTATTGGGCGGATTACTGATTGGTAGTGGTGCCATCTGGTTTTTCAGAAACGATCGTGAACACGCCCTATGA
- a CDS encoding sugar-binding domain-containing protein, giving the protein MKNRHISLLFLITLWHLTSVSAQDTTPASAPDNPFADAKNKLWQPYRITPRTGAQHIELSGSGWELSHTDQPVSDLGELQSQKKEPFQTSIPNSVHWSYFKAGKLPHPYYHKNSDQYKFMDEKVWYYKKSFPTPASAAGNNAFLCFDGIDYFSKIWLNGTVLGVHEGMFGGPSVEISKFLKPSGDNELVVEVRAGDWGNKATDYESLPRNSNGEFMISQRKGYNPRATGRIIKPWVISGGSGCEMFFSVGMWQGVRLEIVPPYHLERPYLTTTALAKDKAHLHLSCEVLAETHSLNYQLHPWNNSQVHHYDGRVPGTSPASKNASVLIELVDNTGKTALSLEKPMTLFKGRTWLEEDLTLPNPKLWNPNGLGETHLYQVRLSLKQDGKLIDNLSFMTGIRTIDRIRTAGPRYDDRWENWQFIVNGKKLFVKGMNFTPQDVLLETSEDRYRWTLEAAKKMGVQLIRIWGGGLIETEHFYTICNELGIMVWQDFPIGNQDTPGYPQDIWEAQVVQNIVRLRNHPSLAVWCGGNEFNPYSLGNATSLGIIERNLDIFDRSVATGGRLYVRTTPDDGSIHTYPDMDPSWYSTSYRYEPWISETGMHSMPEAGLFYELVDNKEFTDLGKMWDKNFYKTHPEFIHHFTEYGPSRVPRMLSRASHVADMTGSRPGEPSIETITEASQVGAGEFYQVLSEKMQGNYPVTAGLMPWVFKRHWPVIAIQMMDWFGHAGAPYYFLKRTYEPTHIALDIDRLLWSAGDLFPVKLSVTHASEQPLGNLKATVRILDQSFKPLWQKEKVVSLPVGPSVVKAELGTWTLPVAYRDRFFFVVTQLTDAKGQLVSRSVYWPRSTSKLDDAAFRQRYLTEPLTPWPTFENGPFLKPTVAATPTTLALVVLENKTIRDTESQITVQVRNTGPMPAFMTTVDIAGTKRALVASHDFEWLAPGETKTIALSVRWREPATKANARIVANAWNATPVQTVLANSQPH; this is encoded by the coding sequence ATGAAAAATAGACACATTTCCTTACTATTCCTAATAACGCTGTGGCATCTCACTTCGGTTTCAGCGCAAGATACGACACCGGCCTCGGCACCCGATAATCCGTTTGCCGACGCGAAAAATAAGCTCTGGCAACCGTATCGAATTACCCCCCGAACGGGGGCACAGCATATCGAGCTGTCGGGCAGTGGCTGGGAGTTATCGCATACCGACCAGCCCGTTTCTGACCTGGGCGAATTACAAAGCCAGAAGAAGGAGCCGTTTCAGACCAGTATTCCGAACTCCGTTCACTGGTCATATTTCAAAGCGGGGAAACTACCGCATCCGTATTACCACAAAAATTCGGACCAGTATAAGTTCATGGACGAGAAAGTGTGGTATTACAAAAAGTCATTTCCAACGCCCGCCAGCGCGGCAGGCAATAACGCTTTTCTCTGTTTCGATGGGATCGACTATTTCTCGAAAATCTGGCTCAACGGTACCGTTCTGGGCGTACATGAAGGGATGTTCGGAGGGCCGTCGGTTGAAATCAGCAAGTTCCTGAAACCATCGGGCGATAACGAACTGGTTGTTGAAGTTCGGGCTGGCGATTGGGGAAATAAAGCGACTGATTATGAAAGTCTGCCCCGTAACAGCAACGGCGAATTTATGATTTCGCAGCGGAAAGGGTATAACCCACGAGCCACTGGCCGCATCATCAAACCCTGGGTCATATCGGGTGGTTCGGGCTGTGAGATGTTTTTCAGCGTGGGGATGTGGCAGGGGGTTCGGCTGGAAATTGTGCCGCCTTACCACCTCGAACGCCCGTATCTGACAACAACGGCTCTGGCTAAGGACAAAGCTCATCTGCATCTTTCCTGCGAGGTGCTGGCCGAAACCCATTCGCTGAACTATCAGCTCCATCCGTGGAACAACAGTCAGGTTCATCATTACGACGGTCGCGTTCCCGGAACATCACCTGCTTCGAAAAATGCGTCGGTGCTCATTGAACTGGTCGATAATACCGGTAAAACCGCTCTATCGCTCGAAAAGCCCATGACCTTGTTTAAAGGGCGCACGTGGCTGGAAGAAGACCTGACCCTACCGAACCCAAAGCTCTGGAACCCCAACGGTCTGGGAGAAACTCACCTGTATCAGGTTCGGCTTTCGCTCAAACAGGATGGCAAGCTGATCGACAATCTGTCTTTTATGACCGGCATTCGTACCATCGACCGGATTCGAACGGCAGGCCCACGCTACGACGACCGCTGGGAAAACTGGCAGTTCATTGTCAATGGTAAAAAGCTTTTTGTGAAAGGAATGAATTTCACGCCACAGGACGTGCTGCTCGAAACATCGGAAGACCGGTATCGCTGGACGCTCGAAGCAGCCAAAAAAATGGGCGTTCAGCTAATACGTATCTGGGGCGGGGGACTAATCGAAACGGAACACTTCTATACTATCTGTAACGAACTCGGTATTATGGTCTGGCAGGATTTCCCGATTGGCAATCAGGATACGCCCGGCTATCCGCAGGACATTTGGGAGGCCCAGGTTGTGCAGAACATTGTTCGGTTGCGCAACCATCCATCGCTGGCAGTATGGTGTGGCGGTAACGAATTCAATCCATACTCATTGGGGAACGCCACATCGCTGGGGATAATCGAGCGCAATCTGGATATTTTCGACAGATCTGTAGCGACGGGTGGGCGGCTCTATGTTCGTACTACTCCCGACGATGGGAGTATTCATACCTACCCCGACATGGACCCCAGCTGGTATAGTACCAGTTATCGGTATGAACCCTGGATTTCTGAAACTGGTATGCACTCCATGCCCGAAGCCGGATTGTTTTATGAACTGGTCGATAATAAAGAGTTTACGGACCTGGGCAAAATGTGGGATAAGAATTTTTATAAAACACATCCGGAGTTTATTCATCATTTCACCGAATATGGCCCCAGCCGGGTGCCGCGAATGCTGAGCCGGGCATCGCACGTGGCCGATATGACCGGCAGCCGTCCCGGTGAGCCGTCTATCGAAACCATTACCGAAGCCAGTCAGGTTGGTGCAGGTGAGTTTTATCAGGTATTATCCGAAAAAATGCAGGGAAACTATCCCGTTACGGCGGGGTTGATGCCGTGGGTATTCAAACGCCACTGGCCCGTTATTGCCATTCAGATGATGGACTGGTTCGGTCATGCCGGGGCACCCTATTATTTCCTGAAACGAACTTACGAACCCACGCATATTGCCCTCGACATCGACCGCCTGCTCTGGTCGGCTGGTGATTTGTTTCCGGTGAAGCTCTCGGTTACGCACGCATCCGAGCAGCCACTAGGTAACCTGAAAGCAACCGTACGCATTCTCGACCAGTCGTTTAAACCGCTTTGGCAGAAAGAAAAAGTGGTTTCATTACCAGTGGGACCGTCGGTCGTAAAAGCCGAACTGGGGACCTGGACACTTCCTGTCGCCTACCGTGATCGTTTCTTTTTTGTGGTTACTCAACTAACCGATGCCAAAGGACAGCTTGTTTCTCGCTCGGTTTACTGGCCCCGTAGTACATCGAAACTCGATGATGCGGCTTTCCGTCAGAGATACCTGACAGAGCCACTAACCCCCTGGCCTACATTCGAAAATGGTCCGTTTCTGAAACCTACCGTAGCGGCAACACCTACCACCCTGGCCCTGGTGGTGTTGGAAAACAAAACCATACGGGACACCGAAAGCCAGATTACGGTTCAGGTACGCAATACGGGCCCAATGCCTGCTTTCATGACCACAGTGGATATTGCCGGCACAAAGCGTGCGCTGGTGGCCAGTCATGATTTCGAGTGGCTGGCTCCTGGCGAAACCAAAACCATTGCGCTAAGCGTGCGCTGGCGCGAACCAGCAACCAAAGCCAATGCCCGTATTGTGGCCAATGCCTGGAATGCTACCCCTGTACAGACAGTCCTTGCCAACTCACAACCTCACTGA
- a CDS encoding ABC transporter permease has translation MQSDTSKPANKSSSKPVLSRGLDKLFLNLTDVASFVGRFFKEVFLPPFEFKEIIRQCYEVGYRSLLLISTTGFITGVVFTNQSRPSLSEFGATSWLPSLIAIAVVRALGPLVTALIASGKVGSSIGAELGSMNVTEQIDAMEVSGTNPFKFLVVSRVLATSITIPVLTMYTIFVALMGAYLNVNQHEQTSFTSYFQEVFGAITYTDIFASLTKSIVFGFTIGMVGCYKGYHSSKGTEGVGKAANSSVVTSMFLVFIEELLSLQIITAIRGD, from the coding sequence ATGCAATCAGATACCAGCAAACCCGCCAATAAATCGTCCAGCAAGCCGGTTCTATCCCGTGGGCTGGATAAACTTTTTTTAAATCTGACCGATGTAGCCTCCTTTGTTGGTCGTTTTTTCAAAGAAGTCTTTCTGCCGCCTTTCGAGTTCAAAGAAATCATACGCCAGTGTTATGAGGTTGGCTATCGGTCTCTGTTATTGATTTCCACAACGGGTTTCATCACGGGTGTTGTTTTCACCAATCAGTCGCGCCCTTCGCTCTCCGAATTTGGGGCTACATCGTGGCTCCCATCCTTAATTGCCATTGCCGTCGTACGGGCGCTGGGACCTCTGGTAACGGCACTGATAGCCTCCGGCAAAGTTGGCTCCAGCATTGGTGCCGAGCTGGGATCGATGAACGTGACCGAACAGATCGACGCCATGGAAGTGTCGGGCACAAATCCGTTCAAATTCCTGGTTGTCAGTCGGGTACTGGCCACATCCATCACCATACCGGTGCTAACGATGTACACTATTTTTGTGGCTTTGATGGGAGCTTATCTCAACGTAAACCAACACGAACAAACCAGTTTTACCTCTTACTTCCAGGAAGTTTTCGGGGCTATTACCTACACGGATATTTTCGCATCGCTGACAAAATCCATTGTTTTTGGTTTTACGATCGGAATGGTTGGTTGCTACAAAGGCTATCACTCATCGAAAGGCACCGAGGGCGTAGGAAAAGCGGCTAATTCATCGGTTGTTACGTCTATGTTCCTGGTATTTATTGAAGAGTTGCTTTCGTTGCAGATTATCACCGCCATTCGGGGCGACTAG
- a CDS encoding ATP-binding cassette domain-containing protein, with translation MTPANDPIISIHGLKKSFGDLHVLRGIDLEVKRGENMVVLGRSGTGKSVLIKIIVGLLKPDAGKVIVLGQDVETLHGIELDQFRQKVGFSFQSSALYDSMSIRENLEFPLVRNVRNLSQGEIDRAVEEALDDVGLSQTINQMPSELSGGQRKRIGIARTLMLKPEIMLYDEPTAGLDPITCIEINNLINEVKERFKATSIIITHDLTCAKSTGDRVAMLLDGRFERVGTFDEVFADPDERVRQFYNYNFVT, from the coding sequence ATGACACCTGCAAACGACCCGATCATTAGTATCCACGGACTAAAAAAATCATTCGGCGATCTTCATGTACTGCGAGGAATTGACCTGGAGGTGAAACGGGGCGAAAATATGGTTGTACTGGGGCGGTCGGGTACCGGTAAATCAGTATTGATCAAAATTATTGTTGGTTTACTGAAACCCGATGCGGGCAAAGTTATTGTGCTGGGGCAGGATGTTGAAACGCTGCACGGTATCGAACTGGATCAGTTTCGGCAAAAAGTTGGGTTTTCGTTTCAGAGTAGCGCCCTCTACGACAGTATGAGTATTCGCGAGAATCTGGAATTTCCGCTCGTGCGCAATGTCAGAAACCTATCGCAGGGTGAGATTGACCGGGCTGTTGAAGAAGCGCTGGACGATGTGGGTTTATCGCAAACGATAAACCAGATGCCCTCGGAGCTTTCGGGAGGGCAGCGTAAACGAATCGGTATTGCCCGAACCCTGATGCTCAAGCCCGAAATCATGCTCTATGATGAACCCACCGCCGGACTTGACCCCATTACCTGTATTGAAATCAATAACCTGATCAATGAAGTTAAGGAACGGTTTAAAGCCACTTCAATTATTATTACTCACGACCTGACCTGTGCAAAAAGCACCGGCGACCGGGTAGCCATGCTTCTGGATGGCCGTTTCGAGCGGGTTGGTACGTTCGATGAGGTTTTTGCCGACCCCGACGAACGGGTAAGGCAGTTCTACAACTATAATTTTGTTACCTAA